Proteins from a genomic interval of Pseudomonas sp. RC10:
- the trpB gene encoding tryptophan synthase subunit beta: MSQTETQYRNGPDDRGMFGAFGGRYVAETLMPLILDLNREYEAAKEDPAFLKELAYFQRDYVGRPSPLYFAERLTEHCGGAKIYLKREELNHTGAHKINNCIGQILLARRMGKKRIIAETGAGMHGVATATVAARFGLECVIYMGTTDIERQQANVFRMKLLGATVIPVVAGTGTLKDAMNEALRDWVTNVDTTFYLIGTVAGPHPYPAMVRDFQAVIGKETRVQLQEQEGRLPDSLVACIGGGSNAMGLFHPFLDDTSVRIIGVEAAGHGIETGKHAASLNGGVPGVLHGNRTFLLQDDDGQIIDAHSISAGLDYPGIGPEHAWLHDIGRVEYTSITDDEALAAFHQCCRLEGIIPALESAHALAEVFKRAPTLPKDHLMVVNLSGRGDKDMQTVMHHLDLSKQEKH; this comes from the coding sequence ATGTCCCAGACAGAGACCCAATACCGCAATGGCCCGGATGATCGCGGCATGTTCGGCGCGTTCGGCGGTCGTTACGTCGCCGAAACCCTGATGCCCCTGATCCTCGATCTGAACCGCGAATACGAAGCGGCGAAGGAAGACCCTGCGTTTCTCAAGGAACTGGCCTACTTCCAGCGCGATTATGTCGGACGTCCAAGCCCGCTGTATTTCGCTGAGCGTCTGACCGAACACTGCGGCGGCGCGAAGATTTACCTGAAGCGCGAAGAGCTGAACCACACCGGCGCGCACAAGATCAACAACTGCATCGGCCAGATCCTGCTGGCCCGCCGCATGGGCAAGAAGCGCATCATCGCCGAAACCGGCGCGGGCATGCACGGCGTGGCGACTGCCACCGTCGCTGCGCGTTTCGGCCTGGAATGCGTGATCTACATGGGCACCACGGACATCGAGCGCCAGCAGGCGAACGTGTTCCGCATGAAGCTGCTGGGCGCCACGGTGATTCCGGTCGTGGCCGGTACCGGCACCCTGAAAGACGCGATGAACGAAGCGCTGCGTGACTGGGTGACCAATGTTGACACGACGTTCTATTTGATCGGCACTGTGGCCGGTCCCCACCCGTACCCGGCGATGGTCCGCGACTTCCAGGCCGTGATCGGCAAGGAAACCCGCGTGCAGTTGCAAGAACAGGAAGGCCGCCTGCCAGACAGCCTGGTGGCGTGCATCGGCGGCGGCTCCAACGCCATGGGGCTGTTCCACCCGTTCCTGGATGACACCAGCGTGCGCATCATCGGCGTCGAAGCGGCCGGTCACGGCATCGAAACCGGCAAGCACGCGGCCAGCCTGAACGGCGGTGTGCCAGGCGTCCTTCACGGCAACCGCACCTTCCTGCTGCAAGACGACGATGGCCAGATCATCGACGCCCACTCGATTTCCGCCGGTCTGGATTACCCCGGCATCGGCCCTGAGCATGCGTGGTTGCATGACATCGGTCGCGTGGAATACACCTCGATCACTGACGACGAAGCCTTGGCCGCGTTCCACCAGTGCTGCCGTCTGGAAGGCATCATCCCGGCGCTGGAAAGTGCTCACGCCTTGGCCGAAGTGTTCAAACGCGCGCCGACACTGCCGAAAGATCATCTGATGGTGGTCAACCTGTCCGGTCGCGGTGACAAGGATATGCAAACCGTCATGCATCACCTGGATCTGTCCAAGCAGGAGAAACACTGA
- a CDS encoding DUF883 family protein — protein MAFTSSRKASLQSMEAEIESLLKSLESLKSDASDESRKTLKTLKANAESALSHSRSLLSDVYEDAKVKTREASVATRDYAQEHPWTTAGVAVGAVGLLAAYLLCKRGN, from the coding sequence ATGGCATTCACGTCATCCCGTAAAGCGTCTTTGCAAAGTATGGAAGCTGAGATCGAAAGTCTGCTCAAGTCGTTGGAGAGCTTGAAGTCGGACGCTTCGGACGAGTCGCGGAAAACCCTGAAGACGCTGAAAGCCAACGCTGAAAGCGCGCTGAGCCATTCGCGCAGCTTGTTGAGCGATGTCTACGAAGACGCCAAAGTGAAGACCCGCGAAGCCAGCGTCGCAACCCGTGACTATGCGCAAGAGCATCCTTGGACCACAGCCGGTGTGGCCGTCGGTGCAGTGGGTCTGTTGGCCGCTTATCTGCTGTGCAAGCGCGGCAACTGA
- a CDS encoding DUF1161 domain-containing protein, translating to MKRIATTLILAALTTSVFAAPKPCDELKAEIEAKIQAQNVSSYTLEVVSNEEVHDQNMVVGTCENGTKKIIYQKNDR from the coding sequence ATGAAACGTATCGCTACCACCCTGATCCTCGCTGCACTGACCACCAGCGTGTTCGCCGCTCCCAAGCCTTGTGATGAGCTCAAGGCCGAAATCGAGGCCAAGATTCAGGCGCAAAATGTCAGCTCGTACACCCTTGAAGTCGTCAGCAACGAAGAGGTTCATGACCAGAACATGGTCGTGGGTACGTGTGAAAACGGCACGAAGAAGATTATTTATCAGAAGAATGATCGCTAA
- a CDS encoding dodecin, with amino-acid sequence MSDHHTYKLLELVGSSTTSTDDAIQNAIARAAETVKHLEWFEVLETRGHIKDGKVAHFQVTIKVGFRLENS; translated from the coding sequence ATGTCTGATCATCACACTTACAAACTGCTTGAACTGGTCGGCTCGTCGACCACCAGCACCGACGATGCAATCCAGAATGCCATCGCTCGTGCCGCCGAAACCGTGAAGCACCTGGAGTGGTTCGAAGTGCTCGAAACCCGCGGCCACATCAAGGACGGCAAGGTCGCGCACTTCCAGGTGACCATCAAAGTGGGCTTCCGCCTCGAAAACAGCTGA
- a CDS encoding LLM class flavin-dependent oxidoreductase has protein sequence MKRLADVKISMLDLVPVREDKGPALSLHNSLDLAQHAEKWGYNRFWVAEHHNMDGIASSATSVLLAYLAGGTSTIRVGSGGVMLPNHAPLVIAEQFGTLASLYPGRIDLGLGRAPGSDQMTARALRRERSGSADDFPDDVAELMSYLGPRQPHQRVIAVPGTNTNVPIWLLGSSLFSAQLAGQRGLPYAFASHFAPRFMHEAIRVYRNHFQPSAVLDKPYVMLGVPLAAADTDEQADYLVTSVYQRILNLMRGQSLMQKPPVETMNGLWLPHEREAVMDFLGLAMVGGPEKIRAKLDVLLEQTDADELIFTCDMYEHADRLRSYEILAQVARG, from the coding sequence ATGAAACGCCTAGCTGATGTGAAAATTTCCATGCTCGATCTGGTGCCGGTGCGCGAAGACAAAGGCCCGGCCTTGTCGCTGCACAATTCGCTGGATCTGGCGCAACACGCCGAGAAATGGGGCTACAACCGTTTTTGGGTCGCTGAACACCACAACATGGACGGCATCGCCAGCTCCGCGACCTCAGTGTTGCTGGCCTATCTGGCGGGGGGCACCTCGACCATTCGCGTCGGCTCCGGCGGCGTTATGCTGCCGAACCACGCGCCACTGGTCATTGCCGAGCAGTTCGGCACCTTGGCCAGTTTGTACCCAGGCCGCATCGACCTGGGTCTGGGCCGTGCACCGGGCTCCGATCAAATGACCGCGCGTGCCCTGCGCCGCGAACGCTCCGGAAGCGCAGACGACTTTCCCGACGACGTCGCCGAGCTGATGAGCTACCTCGGACCGCGTCAGCCCCATCAGCGCGTGATCGCCGTGCCGGGCACCAACACCAACGTGCCGATCTGGCTGTTGGGTTCGAGCCTTTTCAGCGCACAGCTGGCCGGTCAGCGCGGGTTGCCGTATGCCTTCGCTTCGCACTTCGCGCCACGATTCATGCACGAGGCCATTCGTGTGTACCGCAATCACTTCCAGCCCTCTGCCGTGCTGGACAAGCCTTACGTGATGCTCGGCGTGCCTCTCGCTGCGGCAGATACCGATGAGCAGGCGGATTATCTGGTGACGTCGGTCTACCAGCGCATTCTCAACCTGATGCGTGGCCAAAGCCTGATGCAAAAGCCACCGGTGGAAACCATGAACGGCCTGTGGCTGCCACACGAACGCGAAGCGGTGATGGACTTCCTCGGACTGGCGATGGTCGGCGGCCCCGAGAAAATCCGCGCCAAGCTGGACGTGCTGCTAGAGCAGACCGACGCGGATGAGCTGATCTTCACGTGCGACATGTATGAACATGCGGATCGGTTGCGCTCGTATGAGATTTTGGCGCAGGTGGCCAGAGGTTAA
- a CDS encoding LysR family transcriptional regulator, protein MSRDLPPLNALRAFEATARLNSVSQAAEQLHVTHGAVSRQLKVLEEHLGVSLFSKDGRGLKLTDAGVRLRDASGEAFDRLRSVCAELSQDSADAPFVLGCSGSLLARWFIPRLGRLNADLPDLRLHLSAGEGDLDPRRPGLDALLIFAEPPWPSDMQVFELASERIGPVLSPRFSRYETLRNSPAQALLHEPLLQTLSRLQAWPSWAKQNGIDPDALKYGQGFEHLYYLLEAAVSGLGIAIAPEPLVADDLKAGRLAAPWGFSETPAQLALWVPKRAADGRARQLAQWLKQELAHSGRA, encoded by the coding sequence ATGAGCCGCGACCTTCCTCCCCTAAACGCTTTGCGCGCCTTCGAAGCCACCGCCCGCCTGAACAGCGTCAGCCAGGCCGCGGAACAGCTACACGTCACCCATGGTGCAGTCAGCCGCCAGTTGAAAGTGTTGGAAGAACACTTGGGCGTGAGCCTGTTCAGCAAGGACGGGCGCGGCCTGAAACTCACAGATGCCGGCGTCCGTTTGCGAGACGCCAGTGGCGAGGCGTTCGACCGACTGCGCAGCGTGTGCGCCGAGTTGAGTCAGGACAGCGCCGATGCGCCGTTCGTCTTGGGCTGCTCGGGGAGTTTGCTGGCGCGCTGGTTCATTCCGCGATTAGGCCGACTGAATGCCGACCTGCCCGATCTGCGGTTACACCTGTCGGCAGGTGAAGGCGATCTCGATCCTCGGCGCCCTGGTCTGGACGCACTGCTGATCTTCGCAGAGCCGCCGTGGCCTTCCGACATGCAGGTATTCGAACTGGCGAGCGAGCGCATTGGGCCGGTGCTGAGCCCTCGTTTTTCGCGATACGAAACATTGCGGAACAGCCCCGCACAGGCATTGCTGCATGAGCCGCTGCTGCAAACCCTGTCGCGTCTGCAAGCGTGGCCGAGCTGGGCTAAACAAAACGGCATTGATCCCGACGCGCTGAAATACGGCCAGGGTTTCGAGCATCTGTATTACTTGTTAGAGGCAGCTGTCTCGGGCCTTGGCATTGCCATCGCCCCGGAACCGTTGGTGGCCGATGACTTGAAAGCCGGACGCCTCGCTGCGCCGTGGGGCTTCAGCGAAACCCCGGCGCAACTGGCGTTATGGGTGCCTAAACGCGCCGCCGATGGGCGGGCCCGGCAACTGGCTCAATGGCTCAAGCAAGAACTGGCGCATTCAGGTCGGGCCTGA
- a CDS encoding DUF1161 domain-containing protein yields MKKILLAVGLLSIAGTTFAAGKSCDDVKADIDAKLKAKGVASYTLEAVDKGSAADGKVVGTCDGGSKEIVYKRG; encoded by the coding sequence ATGAAGAAGATTCTTTTGGCGGTAGGGTTGTTGAGTATTGCGGGCACCACCTTTGCAGCCGGGAAATCGTGCGATGACGTGAAGGCGGACATCGACGCGAAGCTCAAGGCCAAGGGCGTCGCGTCTTACACGCTGGAAGCGGTGGACAAAGGCAGCGCGGCAGACGGAAAAGTCGTCGGCACCTGCGACGGCGGCAGCAAGGAAATCGTCTACAAACGCGGTTGA
- a CDS encoding OsmC family protein encodes MSIVKKASAHWEGDLKSGIGSISTETGVLREAPYGFKARFEGGKGTNPEELIGAAHAGCFSMALSMILGGANLKADSIDTQAEVTLDQDGEGFSITAVHLILKAKVPGATQAQFDELTAKAKEGCPVSKVLNAKITLDATLLS; translated from the coding sequence ATGAGCATCGTCAAGAAAGCATCCGCCCATTGGGAAGGTGACCTGAAGTCCGGCATCGGTAGCATCTCCACGGAAACCGGCGTGCTGCGCGAAGCACCGTACGGCTTCAAGGCCCGTTTCGAAGGCGGCAAAGGCACTAACCCTGAAGAACTGATCGGCGCGGCCCACGCGGGTTGTTTCTCGATGGCCCTGTCGATGATCCTCGGCGGCGCGAACCTGAAAGCCGACAGCATCGACACTCAAGCCGAGGTCACTCTCGACCAAGATGGCGAAGGGTTTTCGATCACCGCCGTGCACCTGATCCTCAAGGCCAAAGTGCCAGGCGCCACTCAGGCGCAGTTCGATGAGCTGACCGCCAAAGCCAAAGAAGGCTGCCCGGTCTCCAAAGTGCTGAATGCCAAGATCACGCTGGATGCCACTCTGTTGAGCTGA
- a CDS encoding aminopeptidase, with translation MNRLNILWFRRGVPMLAILLLSGCSSLSYYTQLAGGQLALLRAREPVADVIADPQRDPKLRDRLRTSQQAREFASQHLHLPDNQSYRLYADIHRQYVVWNVFATGEFSLDPVTHCFPIAGCVAYRGYYDQNAARGEAALQKLDGKDVYVSGVEAYSTLGWFNDPIISSMMTWGDERLATLIFHELAHQRFYVKDDSEFNESYATFVEQEGTRQWRAARGMSPETASSETLRRDQLTQLLLDTRDRLKTLYAEPLSADVMRQRKAAEFERLRGQYKQLRDRQWGGDKRFDAWVYAPMNNARLLPIGLYDQWTPAFAALFKQVDGDWPAFFTAVETLGKLPQEERKAALERLLKRS, from the coding sequence ATGAATCGATTGAACATCTTGTGGTTCCGGCGCGGCGTGCCGATGCTGGCGATTTTACTCCTCAGCGGTTGCTCCAGTCTTTCCTATTACACACAGTTGGCGGGCGGCCAATTGGCATTGCTGCGCGCCCGTGAACCGGTCGCCGACGTGATTGCCGATCCGCAGCGCGACCCCAAACTGCGCGACCGTCTGCGCACGTCGCAGCAGGCCCGCGAATTCGCCAGTCAGCACCTGCATCTGCCGGACAATCAGAGCTATCGACTCTATGCCGACATTCATCGGCAATACGTGGTCTGGAACGTTTTTGCCACGGGCGAGTTCTCGCTCGACCCCGTGACCCACTGCTTCCCCATCGCAGGTTGTGTCGCCTATCGCGGCTACTACGACCAGAACGCCGCGCGGGGCGAAGCGGCGTTGCAAAAGCTCGACGGCAAGGACGTTTACGTCAGCGGCGTGGAGGCGTACTCGACGCTGGGCTGGTTCAACGACCCGATTATCAGTTCGATGATGACCTGGGGCGATGAACGTCTGGCGACGCTGATCTTCCATGAGCTGGCGCACCAGCGTTTTTACGTGAAGGACGACAGCGAGTTCAACGAGTCCTACGCCACCTTCGTGGAGCAGGAAGGCACACGACAATGGCGTGCAGCCCGTGGGATGTCGCCTGAAACAGCGTCATCCGAAACCCTGCGTCGCGATCAACTGACGCAATTGTTACTGGATACGCGAGACCGGCTGAAAACGTTGTATGCCGAACCGTTGAGCGCGGACGTCATGCGTCAGCGTAAGGCCGCCGAGTTTGAGCGCTTGCGTGGTCAATACAAGCAATTGCGTGACAGGCAGTGGGGTGGCGACAAGCGTTTCGATGCGTGGGTGTACGCACCGATGAACAACGCGCGGCTGCTGCCGATTGGGTTGTATGACCAATGGACACCAGCATTTGCGGCGCTGTTCAAACAGGTGGACGGGGATTGGCCAGCGTTTTTCACCGCTGTGGAAACGCTCGGCAAATTGCCCCAAGAGGAGCGCAAGGCGGCATTGGAGCGGTTGCTGAAGAGGTCCTGA